A single window of Chitinophaga sp. XS-30 DNA harbors:
- a CDS encoding SusD/RagB family nutrient-binding outer membrane lipoprotein, with translation MKKIITISLVICALSACKKFDNTNPNVPVDVNPGVVLPQIFYNISNTLTWSAFELNNELIQYTCQSNTFTEVQRFKLEPSNSNTVWALYSRVRDIDNIIALSEKTEGLENYKAIAQITRAFIFSILTDTYGNIPYSRAGLALQQKVFDPAYDLQQDIYPDLIRKLEEAAAMIDESKGLPFSGDAIYKGNMLRWRKFANSLQLRLLMRISAKQGTGAAAKITTMLSAPAAYPLITTNDDNALYHYTGSLPDVLPVSLANLQDFTFKYKSVSAFIVDSLSKFNDSRLFQFARPTNASAGTANPQYVGLPNGLPVAESANYNGGQNFQSYIGTRFQVSTEPGIWMTAAEVAFLKAEAALKGYYTADARQLYEDGIRTSFQYWNAPFDESYLSQPGVSFDGQLPKVYLQKYFALFFCGMEAWAEYRRTGYPLLVPGPTNVNDGKIPSRLAYPLEEQSLNSIHYKEAINLIGGDDINGKMWWQP, from the coding sequence ATGAAAAAGATAATTACCATCAGCCTGGTCATCTGCGCATTGTCGGCCTGCAAAAAGTTCGACAATACGAACCCGAATGTTCCGGTTGACGTCAATCCCGGCGTTGTATTGCCGCAAATATTCTATAACATCTCCAATACGCTCACCTGGTCCGCCTTTGAGCTTAACAACGAGCTGATCCAGTACACCTGCCAGAGCAATACTTTCACGGAAGTACAACGCTTCAAGCTGGAACCTTCCAATTCCAATACCGTGTGGGCACTGTACAGCCGTGTGCGGGATATTGACAATATCATCGCGCTTAGCGAAAAAACAGAGGGGCTTGAGAATTATAAAGCCATCGCGCAGATCACGAGAGCATTCATCTTCTCCATTCTGACGGATACGTACGGCAATATCCCCTACTCCCGGGCCGGACTGGCATTGCAGCAGAAAGTGTTTGATCCGGCTTACGATCTGCAGCAGGACATCTATCCAGACCTGATCAGGAAACTGGAGGAAGCTGCCGCCATGATAGACGAATCGAAAGGACTGCCTTTCAGCGGCGATGCGATCTACAAAGGCAATATGCTCCGTTGGCGCAAATTCGCCAACAGCCTGCAGCTCCGCCTGCTGATGCGGATATCCGCCAAACAGGGAACGGGCGCTGCGGCAAAAATAACGACCATGCTGTCCGCTCCGGCTGCGTATCCCCTGATAACAACAAATGATGACAATGCGCTGTACCACTACACTGGCAGCCTGCCCGATGTGCTGCCTGTTTCCCTCGCCAACCTGCAGGATTTCACCTTCAAATACAAATCCGTCAGCGCCTTCATCGTGGATTCACTGAGCAAGTTCAACGACAGCAGGTTGTTCCAGTTCGCGCGGCCTACCAACGCCTCCGCTGGCACCGCCAACCCGCAATACGTCGGCCTGCCTAACGGGCTTCCTGTGGCGGAATCCGCCAACTACAACGGCGGCCAGAATTTCCAGTCCTACATCGGCACCCGCTTCCAGGTGAGCACGGAGCCGGGCATCTGGATGACTGCGGCGGAAGTAGCCTTCCTGAAGGCGGAAGCAGCGCTGAAAGGGTACTATACCGCGGACGCCAGACAATTGTATGAGGATGGGATCAGAACATCGTTCCAGTACTGGAACGCCCCATTCGACGAATCCTATCTCAGCCAGCCGGGCGTAAGCTTTGACGGCCAGTTGCCCAAAGTGTACCTGCAAAAATACTTTGCGCTGTTCTTCTGCGGCATGGAAGCCTGGGCGGAATACAGGAGAACGGGATACCCGCTGCTGGTTCCCGGCCCCACAAATGTCAACGATGGCAAAATACCATCCCGCCTGGCCTATCCGCTCGAAGAGCAATCGCTGAACAGCATTCACTACAAGGAAGCGATCAACCTCATCGGGGGAGACGACATCAATGGAAAAATGTGGTGGCAACCATAA